One segment of Meriones unguiculatus strain TT.TT164.6M chromosome 3, Bangor_MerUng_6.1, whole genome shotgun sequence DNA contains the following:
- the LOC110542438 gene encoding vomeronasal type-1 receptor 100-like: MSSLKNVLYFQPGLGVLANTLLLFFYTFIILGHRPKPTDLMSCQLSFVHIMMILTGEDIWLTDIFESLNIENDFSCKATFYIHRVLRGLSICITCLLSVFQAVTISPSNSLLAKFKPKLKEHMIRSFFCIWSFNLSFSSTLIFYVGAYTKMNATNQMKVTKSCSLLPMNYIIRGLILTVITSRDVFLVGVMLTTSAYMVIILFRHQRQCKHLHSISHLRVSPEKRATQTILLLVVFFVIMYWVDFIISTTSFQLWKYDPFILTVQKFVINAYPTITPLVQISSDKRLIDVLKILRSKCQQMF; this comes from the coding sequence ATGTCCTCATTAAAGAATGTCCTTTATTTTCAACCTGGGCTTGGAGTCCTAGCCAATAcgcttctcctttttttctatactttcatAATCCTAGGTCACAGACCTAAGCCCACAGACCTGATGTCTTGTCAACTGTCCTTTGTTCACATAATGATGATCCTCACAGGAGAGGACATTTGGCTTACAGACATATTTGAGTCACTGAACATTGAGAATGACTTCAGTTGTAAGGCAACTTTCTACATACACAGGGTGCTGAGAGGCCTCTCTATCTGcatcacctgcctcctgagtgtgttcCAGGCTGTCACTATCAGTCCCAGTAACTCCTTGTTGGCAAAATTTAAACCTAAGCTAAAAGAACACATGATCCgttctttcttctgtatttggTCTTTCAATTTGTCCTTCAGTAGTACCCTGATATTCTATGTTGGTGCTTATACCAAAATGAATGCAACCAACCAGATGAAGGTCACTAAATCCTGCTCCCTGTTACCCATGAATTACATCATCAGAGGATTGATTCTCACAGTGATAACctccagagatgtgtttcttgtaggaGTCATGCTGACCACAAGTGCATACATGGTGATTATCCTGTTCAGACATCAGAGGCAATGCAAGCATCTTCATAGCATCAGCCACCTGAGAGTGTCCCCTGAGAAAAGGGCCACCCAAACCATCTTGCTGCTGGTGGTTTTCTTTGTGATCATGTACTGGGTGGACTTCATCATCTCAACTACCTCATTTCAATTATGGAAGTATGACCCCTTCATCCTGACTGTTCAGAAGTTTGTGATAAATGCCTATCCTACCATAACTCCTTTGGTACAAATCAGTTCTGATAAGAGACTAATCGATGTGCTTAAAATCTTGCGATCTAAATGCcagcaaatgttttaa